In Aquila chrysaetos chrysaetos chromosome 24, bAquChr1.4, whole genome shotgun sequence, the genomic stretch GATACAggatacatttttcaaatggagCAAAAATTTTAGCTGTCTATATTATGGTCCTTAGTTCAACAAATTGTAGCTTTTTGTGCTTAAGTGTCAGTAGTCTGTTCTTATCTTTTCTAGGCCTCTGTCTCAGCCAACACCATTTGCTCTTCATCATTCTGCCAGCAGTGATGTGGACCCTGGGTCTGGTGATAGCATTAGTCTGGCTAGATCAATCAGCAAAGACAGTCTTGCTTCAAACATTGTTAATGTAACTCCAAAAAATCAGCCCCATCCTCCATCAATGAAAACTAACGGGAAGAGCTTGCTGAACAATGTTGAAATtgaggatgaagatgaagagCTTATTGCAATAATCAGATCTGAAGAAAGGCCAAACCGTAGTGATCTTGAATTACAGAATGCATCAGCCAGGGTGCCCAGCATAGTTGCAACTGCATGGTCTCCAAAAACAAATAGTGAGACTTCAGAAAGCAAACCAGACAGTTTTTACTTGGAGCCTTTAATGCCTGCCGTTCTAAaaccagcaaaggaaaaacagataaTCAATAAAGAGGATGAATGTGGGGAGGGGAAACAAAGGAGTTTTGTAACAAAGAGATTAAATGAAGGACACTTGCCTTTGATCCgcaagaaaacaaatagcagTCATGGTGAGCATGACCTCAATAGGACTTTTACTCCAATTTCTAGTTCTGATTTCACTCCAGTTGCAGATCCTAGTACTGCAGATCCGGTGGCATTGGTGGAGGCAGGTTTAGAAGCTTCCAGACCTTTGGCTAGTAGCAGTTTAGATCCTTCCACTCAGGAGCTATCCACTGGAGGATTTTTTCTTCATGCTGCTAAATCTGATGATGACATAGCAAGTAAAGTCAATGTAAGTTATGTGAAAAGCCTCAATTCGCATGTTCCGGATACTACATGGACTATGGTGAGACAGGACTCTGATTCAGATCTCTTAGACTTAGAAGACACTGAACAGGATCTGGTAGTCATAGATGACCATCCTATAGTCAGTAAATACATTGGTGAGGAAGAATCTGCAAAATTGCAAGAAGACATGAAGGTAAAAGAACACGAAGATAAGGACGATGCTAGTGGACGTTCCAGCCCATGTTTGAGTACAATTTCTCAAGTTAGCAGTGTGTCAATGACTAGTGGGAGTGTCCGAATGACCAACTTCGCAGAACGAAAGCTTCAGAGACTTAATAGCTATGAAACAAAGTCCAGCACAAGTAGTTCACAAAAGACCACACCAGATGGATCAGAAAGCTGCCCAGCACCACTAACCACATGGAAACAAAAGCGAGAACAAAGCCCCAACAGACAAAATAAAGATAATGTTAATCTTTTAGCATCTGAGTTGGTGCAGCTTCATATGCAGTTGGAAGAGAAACGAAGGGCAATAGAAGCGCAGAAGAAGAAGATGGAAGCCTTATCAGCAAGGCAGCGACTAAAATTGGGCAAGGCAGCTTTCTTGCATGTTgttaaaaaagggaaatctCCTGATGTTCCGCAACCTGTTAAACcagaacattttgcaaaagaataTTCTCGGCACAATGGTGAAGACTTAGATGAAGTTTCTTTGAGTTCCAAATCTGAGGAGTTTCTtgtgaaagaggaggagagagaagaaatgcttAATGATTCTCAAGAagtaacaaaagtaaaaatgcaagaaagcCTAGCTTTTGCTGAGCAACATAAACCAAAAGACTCTGCTGCTATAcatgatttggaaaaaagtaaaattatttccGTTGCCCTCCTGGAAGACAATGTTACTGAAGTGGATATAAATGAATGTGACCTTTCTATTGAAAAACTAAATGAAACAATCAGTACACTTCAGCAGGCTATATTAAAGATTTCTCAGCAACAGGAACTACTTATGAAATCTCCATCAGTGCCATCACCAGGAACCAGAAGTAACTCTCAGGACCAAAAGGTAAAACCATCAATTCATTTTGTTGAGCCTCTCTCTCCAACTGGAATGAACAGTCTTCGTAAACCACCTCGATTTGGTCAAGGAAGGAATCCTCGATCAGGAAGACCAGCTGATCTGAAAGTCACTAAAGACAGACAACAAAATTCAGCACGTGTTAAAACCCCAACACAAAGTCTAGAAACCTTACCACATTTAAGACCATTTCCATCCAATAGCTTGTCAAAGACACCAACAGAAATCAGCTTGGAAAGTAGTCCTGATCATGGAAGTGGTTCTcaagaaaagtgtttctttgaTACCTATAGACTTCATGATGAAAGCAATCAAAGGGCACTTGTTCTCTCCACCTCCAAAGatgcaaatattatttctgaaatgagcAAAGAGGTGAATAACAGCTTCAAGGAAACAGGGTTGAATTCTTCTGATggctcaggaaaagaaaatgtcccAGTGGATGAGCCACTGAGAAGCAAGGCTAATCTCATTGAAGTAGACTTGTCTGACTTAAAAGCTCCAGATGAAGGAGAACTTGAAAACCAGGATAGCTCTACAGATATAATTAGTGAGGGTGATCAGAAGTCTGGTGTGGGTTTCTTCTTCAAGGTAAATATGTTGCCTTTCTATCTTTGGTTATTGTTACACATTTGCCCAGCATTAGAACTATTCTTGTCTACTTCATTCTTCAGTCTTCTGATGGAACACAGTACATCTTGGTTGCAAtattaggatttttaaaaactgcattgGAAAAGAATTGTTTGTGGAGAAAAAAGGGTTTGACTTAATGTATGAAATCCTGGTTCTTGTTACTTTTACTGGGAATCAGGATTaaccttgcttttcttctctttcctttagttttttttctatCTGAGAAACAGACAAAGACACAAACATATTGTAAATACTTAGCacaaaagaatcacagaatgcaAGGGAATAATTTGCCATTTTGAAATGCCAGCATTCTGTGAACCTGTatcaactgaaagaaaaaattctgacaGAACACAGGTGTCTAGCAAAAGCCTGCTGAACAGGTTTTAAAACTTGTCAGGGAGCTGATAGTCTTAATGGggtggtggagggggggggtgttgttggCATTTACATTCAAATTTCTCCAATTTTGAGCAGCCTAGCAGCCTAAAAGTCAAGGGCTGTAATGGAGAATTTAGTTGTATGGCTGGAGATGCAAGTGAAAGATTAGATGCTTCAGTGCATTGTTGGAAGAAATGACTGTTTTTCATGCAGCTTTCGTTTTTGTCCTATAAAGGTAGTGTATAGGGCTCATGatgaaaatgcattaaatttaagtaatttttctcatttcacacCTAACTGTGGCTTGGGGGAAGGGTGGTTGTTaagctgttggtttttttagtacAGTGATATTTCTTACATTGGGTtggatgttttttaaataatgtgtttGCTCCTTCTAGTGAAGTTCAGCACTGCTATCGGAACATTTAGTATCTCAATTTGTGCTTACcaatgattattttaaatacctcaAATGTGCTGACATggtgatacttttttttaatttctcgTTCAAGAAAGTCGAGCTAGACTGTCTCAATCTCGGTAAATTTAACTTCTGGGTTTATATAGTGTGGTTAATATTGACTGACTCAAAGGTTATTGTCATGCTGGGGTTATTTGTGCTGTCCATCCTAGCCCACACGGTAGTTGCATTGTACTTTGCAGTTCTAGAAGGTTTTGTGATGATTAAGCATACTTAAAAACAAGTCAGAGTAAGATGAgacctgttttttctcctcacagACTTAAGGGGACACTAAAACTGTCTCCTAAATTTTTCTTGAGCAACAAAAAGTTCAATACAGTTCTGATTTATACTTAGCAAttctaaaaatgtaaagatttcCAAAAGTAATACCTTTTGTTTCCCTAAAATATTCCTGGAAACTTCGGCAATCTTGTGATGTCCAGCTtaacatattttcttctattctttAAAACTCTCTATCCCTATGAATTTTGCAGGatgaacagaaagcagaagatgagCTCGCAAAAAAACGTGCAGCGTTCCTTTTGAAACAGCAGCGCAAAGCTGAGGAGGCTCGGATTCGGAAACAGCAGTTGGAGGCTGAAGTTGAACAAAAAAGAGATGAAGCTCGGTAATAACATGTGCAAAAGAatacttctttttgtctttaagaTGAGGAAAACTATTATACGTTGAATATAatgttgtgtttgcttttcagtcGCAAAGCTGAGGAGGACCGAATAcggaaagaagaagagaaggctcgaAGAGAACTTATCAAGCAAGAATAtctaaggaaaaaacagcagcaaattttGGAGGAGCAAGGGCTTGGAAAGCCCAAATCAAAGCCCAAAAAACCCAGGCCAAAGTCGGTCCATCGTGAAGAATCTTACAGTGATTCAGGGACAAAGTGTTCTTCCACACGTAAGaattttgatttgtttgctcTCACTGAGTCTGCAAATCTGCTTTAACAAAACgtgtttcacattttctcttctattttgtAGCTGATAATTTGAGCAGTGCTCAGTCTGGTTCCAGTCTTTCTTTGGCCTCAGCAGCAACAACTGAACCTGAAAGCGTACACTCTGGTGGCACACCATCTCAGAGGTAGAGAGAAAGGcctaatattaattttttaatttttttactatgTTATGAAATAGTGTTGGGATTCAGTGTTGTTTGCTTCAGTTCACTGGCATAGAGGCACAATAGTAATCAGtgaattcattttctattttatgtggCTGCCAACTCCAGTGTTCTGTACAAACTTGcgattttgttttcttttctcctgaagGAATTAATAGAATTTTGCTTTGATAATCTAGCAGGGAGAATCTGActgttttgggggaggaaaagggacagTAGCCTGTTCCATTCAGGGCCAGCAACTGGTGAATTTATATACaattgaaggagaaaaaaccaaaatcttggcatataacttttttttttttttttttattccccaccTCAGAGTTGAATCAATGGAGTCCTTACCAATACTGAGCAGAAATCCtagcagaaacacagaaagagatTGGGAGAATGCTTCAACAGCATCTTCTATTGCTTCAGTGGCAGAATACACAGGTGACTATTTTGGTTAATTTGAGCATTTGTTATGAATAGCAGGTCATAAAAGCTGTGGTATATTTGATGTGACACATTGTTATTTTTGAGAAGTTGTCAGGtgtattttgttctgttcaatatccctaaaaataagttattgtaaaaaagtatttgagaGTTTTTTCACTTCAGATGAAAATCTTAATGTTCATAAATGTGgggcaaataatttttacttgttTATCTTCCTTAGGTCCAAAATTATTTAAGGAGCCCAGCAGTAAATCAAACAAACCTATTATTCACAATGCTATATCTCATTGCTGTCTTGCTGGAAAAGTGAATGAACCACATAAGAATTCAATATTAGAggtaaacattaaaatacagaattattaatGCACTCACAATGTAATGCTCATTTCATAATCCCACTGATGCATTGTAGTGACTGCCATTTCCTAAAATGTACCTGTATTGAGAATCCTTTACTTCCCATGACTGTATGGACTTGCGGAAAACATGATCCTGTATTAAGAGTTCAACTCGTAAGTTTATAGGACTGAAAATCATAGTTACTGATCTAGTGGTTAAAAAAACTTAGACACTTACTTAGCTATATGTGAAAGCTTAAAGCTTGGCATAATACGAGAATTTTCACTGTGAACAATCTATGTAtatgtttgttcatttttaatgcaggaACTAGAAAAATGTGATGCCAACCACTACATCATTTTGTTCCGTGATGCTGGCTGCCAGTTTAGAGCACTTTATTGCTACTATCCTGACACTGAAGAAATCTACAAGCTGACTGGAACAGGGCCAAAGAGCATCACCAAGAAAATGATTGACAAACTTTATAAGTACAGTTCggacagaaaacagtttaacgtgattccagccaaaaccatgTCTGTCAGCGTGGATGCTCTTACTATTCATAACCACTTGTGGCAAGCCAAGCGACCTGCAGTGCCAAAGAAGACTCAGACTCGTAAATGACACTGAGTTCTTGGGGAGAAGATTGCTGAATGGGATTGCATCAAAAGAAGACATGTTTACCATTTTCCTCCAGTTTGGTATGAAATGTGCAGAcccataaacattttttaagaagctTCTAAACAGAAACTGTGGATGCAAGTTATTAAGAATGAAGGAACATTGCCAGTGTTTTTTTATTGATAAATCTGCTGTTACACCCAATGCTAACTACTGTGGCTTTCAACTGATGAGGGACTGTGCATGTAGCAAGATCTTTAACAAGTGGATTTCCTTTTACTTGAAGCTTTTCATCGGTACAAATTGGGAATAATTTagttctgtttcctctctgcctcattctctcctttttcctgtcGTTCTTAAAGTTGGCAAGCTCCAAACTTCAGTAGAAGGATTGAACAGATCTTGGGTgaagtgttttgggtttggtttggtttggttttttaaacagtctttaGGGAAATCTtcctttcagacttttttttgagGAACTGTTTAATACATCAAATTGTTGTACTGTATCTACTGCCAACGTAAGTCCAGCTctcagatttctgaaaaaagcCCCAACTTGTGCTGCTCAGAACAGAGTTTACTTGCAGTATCTGTTTAGGATAAGCATTGCAAGGATTGCAAAAgccagtctttttttaaaaaaattgttcgCAAATTTAAGGATTTCTGGAATACAATCATGAAGAGGCATACAGGTGCTACTAGTTGGAATATGCCCGACTGAAACTTAAGGCAAGCTGAATGGAGCACAGTTATTACTGATTTGAGTTTCAGGTAGTGTCCTAaagatttgtttgctttaataaaGATGGATTCTGGTAGGTATAGAACATTTCCACTCTGAGCACGCTACTCCTGTACGATGGTGCACTTAATGATCacaaattttaatgtttttattacatcATGAAATGTAATACTACTTTCTTTGTCCTGTCTTTATTCTGAATGAGCAGCATGCTCTAAAATGAAGAGTgtgttatgttttttttattttgggtgatatattaatatatattgatttgtttttctcatgtaaaagcaatttttaaacagagacatttgcatttgtttcaaaaGCCCAAATAAGTCGAATGGCTtggatttcttttcatgttgaAATATTAAATCTTGAGTTATGACCTTAAAAGTCTTTGTGTTTCAGCAGATTAAATTTTTGTCTGTGGTAACAGGGTATATTTGCAGTtcagttccatttttttaatattcccaTTTCTCATTTTTGGCCCTGGCTAGACTTCTGAGTAGGTTGCTGTAGCTATTAGCTAATTTAATCTGCTAACGAGCGCCTGCTACATCCGGTTTGACACTACTACCTGAGGGTTATGTAGGCTTATAACTTTGGTTTGCACATGTTTACTTTTATTTGAAGTGTTACTTGAATATGTATCTCGTAAGTGCAAAAGGCACTACACCATGCTAGAGATGAACTGAGCTCTAAAATACAATACAGTGTAATTATTAAACTTTGAGAATAATGGAAATTACAGAGAGTTATGTACATAAGGGGAAAATAGGGTACGTGATAAAGTGCTAACTAGGTAGAGCAAAGTGAAGGTCTTCCATTGCGgtctctccattttttttccccttccagtaCTCCTTGACTAGGCTGCTGCAACTTTGTAAATTATGTTAGATAGTTTGCTGCTTGTAAATAATTAAAGGCTTTATGGTTTCTAAAGTGCTAAGTATTAAACACCGTCATGAGTGTAACTTTTGTTACCATGCTTTTCATGCTTGTGCTTTATTTCTCACTGTTTGATATTATAtaccatatttattttatgaaacactgaaatttaataaaaatcattaactgatttcctttttatttcatgtggACTTTTGTTGTTGTGACACTTCATACCCTCAAAGAACTAATACGCTTTAAAGATGTGCTATTCTATGTTTAGTTGTGCTCTTAGAAAGTTTCACCTGTAAGTAGCCATAATAACTTTATGACAAGAGCTTAGTTCTCCTGACCCTGATTACAATGTGCAAGAATTTGACCAAAAGGCTTTCAGAAAATTGGAAAGTAATTTAACAGTGTCTTTAAGGATTTATGTCATCAGTCTTCAGACTCTTGAATCTGGCTGGTGCATCTTCTTTGATCTTTGTATTCAGTTAGTGATGGAATTTTGGAAGCACCAAGAGAATTTCATTTGTTGGGCTTTTCAGTATTGTCTTTACAAATCACAAGCAAGTTAAGTTGCTTCTAGAATTTAG encodes the following:
- the CAMSAP1 gene encoding calmodulin-regulated spectrin-associated protein 1 isoform X1; this encodes MGVRARNLCCFSRARRGKEPQMVDVDVCAGGDSTRRKMDALTDSAVEIVPLELYDSARAKIAANLQWICAKAYGIDNVPEELKDPFYIDQYEQEHIKPPVIKLLLSSELYCRVCSLILKGDQVAALQGHQSVIQALSRKGIYVMESDDTPVSESDLGCAPIKMSSHMAMIDALMMAYTVEMISIEKVVASVKRFSTFSASKELPYDLEDAMVFWINKVNLKMREITEKEIKLKQQLMESPGHQKSPSKWYWKLVPPDLMHAISHCMLEPVEYARVVRYRRDHLSSRQLPYFPLLEDLMKDGSDGAALLAVIHYYCPEQMKLDDICLKEVTSIADSLYNIQLLREFSNEYLNKCFYLTLEDMLYAPLVLKPNVMVFIAELFWWFENVKPDFVQPRDIQEIKDVKTVLQQKSSRPPVPISNATKRSFMASPASTSPADSQPLAQTGPEGCNRYYLHPEEPDYLGKGGSPAFSPSHPLLPLRQKQQKSLQGEDSPGHRHRSNSLTRVDGQPRGSVLAWPERKPRPLSQPTPFALHHSASSDVDPGSGDSISLARSISKDSLASNIVNVTPKNQPHPPSMKTNGKSLLNNVEIEDEDEELIAIIRSEERPNRSDLELQNASARVPSIVATAWSPKTNSETSESKPDSFYLEPLMPAVLKPAKEKQIINKEDECGEGKQRSFVTKRLNEGHLPLIRKKTNSSHGEHDLNRTFTPISSSDFTPVADPSTADPVALVEAGLEASRPLASSSLDPSTQELSTGGFFLHAAKSDDDIASKVNVSYVKSLNSHVPDTTWTMVRQDSDSDLLDLEDTEQDLVVIDDHPIVSKYIGEEESAKLQEDMKVKEHEDKDDASGRSSPCLSTISQVSSVSMTSGSVRMTNFAERKLQRLNSYETKSSTSSSQKTTPDGSESCPAPLTTWKQKREQSPNRQNKDNVNLLASELVQLHMQLEEKRRAIEAQKKKMEALSARQRLKLGKAAFLHVVKKGKSPDVPQPVKPEHFAKEYSRHNGEDLDEVSLSSKSEEFLVKEEEREEMLNDSQEVTKVKMQESLAFAEQHKPKDSAAIHDLEKSKIISVALLEDNVTEVDINECDLSIEKLNETISTLQQAILKISQQQELLMKSPSVPSPGTRSNSQDQKVKPSIHFVEPLSPTGMNSLRKPPRFGQGRNPRSGRPADLKVTKDRQQNSARVKTPTQSLETLPHLRPFPSNSLSKTPTEISLESSPDHGSGSQEKCFFDTYRLHDESNQRALVLSTSKDANIISEMSKEVNNSFKETGLNSSDGSGKENVPVDEPLRSKANLIEVDLSDLKAPDEGELENQDSSTDIISEGDQKSGVGFFFKDEQKAEDELAKKRAAFLLKQQRKAEEARIRKQQLEAEVEQKRDEARRKAEEDRIRKEEEKARRELIKQEYLRKKQQQILEEQGLGKPKSKPKKPRPKSVHREESYSDSGTKCSSTPDNLSSAQSGSSLSLASAATTEPESVHSGGTPSQRVESMESLPILSRNPSRNTERDWENASTASSIASVAEYTGPKLFKEPSSKSNKPIIHNAISHCCLAGKVNEPHKNSILEELEKCDANHYIILFRDAGCQFRALYCYYPDTEEIYKLTGTGPKSITKKMIDKLYKYSSDRKQFNVIPAKTMSVSVDALTIHNHLWQAKRPAVPKKTQTRK
- the CAMSAP1 gene encoding calmodulin-regulated spectrin-associated protein 1 isoform X5 yields the protein MVDVDVCAGGDSTRRKMDALTDSAVEIVPLELYDSARAKIAANLQWICAKAYGIDNVPEELKDPFYIDQYEQEHIKPPVIKLLLSSELYCRVCSLILKGDQVAALQGHQSVIQALSRKGIYVMESDDTPVSESDLGCAPIKMSSHMAMIDALMMAYTVEMISIEKVVASVKRFSTFSASKELPYDLEDAMVFWINKVNLKMREITEKEIKLKQQLMESPGHQKSPSKWYWKLVPPDLMHAISHCMLEPVEYARVVRYRRDHLSSRQLPYFPLLEDLMKDGSDGAALLAVIHYYCPEQMKLDDICLKEVTSIADSLYNIQLLREFSNEYLNKCFYLTLEDMLYAPLVLKPNVMVFIAELFWWFENVKPDFVQPRDIQEIKDVKTVLQQKSSRPPVPISNATKRSFMASPASTSPADSQPLAQTGPEGCNRYYLHPEEPDYLGKGGSPAFSPSHPLLPLRQKQQKSLQGEDSPGHRHRSNSLTRVDGQPRGSVLAWPERKPRPLSQPTPFALHHSASSDVDPGSGDSISLARSISKDSLASNIVNVTPKNQPHPPSMKTNGKSLLNNVEIEDEDEELIAIIRSEERPNRSDLELQNASARVPSIVATAWSPKTNSETSESKPDSFYLEPLMPAVLKPAKEKQIINKEDECGEGKQRSFVTKRLNEGHLPLIRKKTNSSHGEHDLNRTFTPISSSDFTPVADPSTADPVALVEAGLEASRPLASSSLDPSTQELSTGGFFLHAAKSDDDIASKVNVSYVKSLNSHVPDTTWTMVRQDSDSDLLDLEDTEQDLVVIDDHPIVSKYIGEEESAKLQEDMKVKEHEDKDDASGRSSPCLSTISQVSSVSMTSGSVRMTNFAERKLQRLNSYETKSSTSSSQKTTPDGSESCPAPLTTWKQKREQSPNRQNKDNVNLLASELVQLHMQLEEKRRAIEAQKKKMEALSARQRLKLGKAAFLHVVKKGKSPDVPQPVKPEHFAKEYSRHNGEDLDEVSLSSKSEEFLVKEEEREEMLNDSQEVTKVKMQESLAFAEQHKPKDSAAIHDLEKSKIISVALLEDNVTEVDINECDLSIEKLNETISTLQQAILKISQQQELLMKSPSVPSPGTRSNSQDQKVKPSIHFVEPLSPTGMNSLRKPPRFGQGRNPRSGRPADLKVTKDRQQNSARVKTPTQSLETLPHLRPFPSNSLSKTPTEISLESSPDHGSGSQEKCFFDTYRLHDESNQRALVLSTSKDANIISEMSKEVNNSFKETGLNSSDGSGKENVPVDEPLRSKANLIEVDLSDLKAPDEGELENQDSSTDIISEGDQKSGVGFFFKDEQKAEDELAKKRAAFLLKQQRKAEEARIRKQQLEAEVEQKRDEARRKAEEDRIRKEEEKARRELIKQEYLRKKQQQILEEQGLGKPKSKPKKPRPKSVHREESYSDSGTKCSSTPDNLSSAQSGSSLSLASAATTEPESVHSGGTPSQRVESMESLPILSRNPSRNTERDWENASTASSIASVAEYTGPKLFKEPSSKSNKPIIHNAISHCCLAGKVNEPHKNSILEELEKCDANHYIILFRDAGCQFRALYCYYPDTEEIYKLTGTGPKSITKKMIDKLYKYSSDRKQFNVIPAKTMSVSVDALTIHNHLWQAKRPAVPKKTQTRK
- the CAMSAP1 gene encoding calmodulin-regulated spectrin-associated protein 1 isoform X2, whose product is MGVRARNLCCFSRARRGKEPQMVDVDVCAGGDSTRRKMDALTDSAVEIVPLELYDSARAKIAANLQWICAKAYGIDNVPEELKDPFYIDQYEQEHIKPPVIKLLLSSELYCRVCSLILKGDQVAALQGHQSVIQALSRKGIYVMESDDTPVSESDLGCAPIKMSSHMAMIDALMMAYTVEMISIEKVVASVKRFSTFSASKELPYDLEDAMVFWINKVNLKMREITEKEIKLKQQLMESPGHQKSPSKWYWKLVPPDLMHAISHCMLEPVEYARVVRYRRDHLSSRQLPYFPLLEDLMKDGSDGAALLAVIHYYCPEQMKLDDICLKEVTSIADSLYNIQLLREFSNEYLNKCFYLTLEDMLYAPLVLKPNVMVFIAELFWWFENVKPDFVQPRDIQEIKDVLQQKSSRPPVPISNATKRSFMASPASTSPADSQPLAQTGPEGCNRYYLHPEEPDYLGKGGSPAFSPSHPLLPLRQKQQKSLQGEDSPGHRHRSNSLTRVDGQPRGSVLAWPERKPRPLSQPTPFALHHSASSDVDPGSGDSISLARSISKDSLASNIVNVTPKNQPHPPSMKTNGKSLLNNVEIEDEDEELIAIIRSEERPNRSDLELQNASARVPSIVATAWSPKTNSETSESKPDSFYLEPLMPAVLKPAKEKQIINKEDECGEGKQRSFVTKRLNEGHLPLIRKKTNSSHGEHDLNRTFTPISSSDFTPVADPSTADPVALVEAGLEASRPLASSSLDPSTQELSTGGFFLHAAKSDDDIASKVNVSYVKSLNSHVPDTTWTMVRQDSDSDLLDLEDTEQDLVVIDDHPIVSKYIGEEESAKLQEDMKVKEHEDKDDASGRSSPCLSTISQVSSVSMTSGSVRMTNFAERKLQRLNSYETKSSTSSSQKTTPDGSESCPAPLTTWKQKREQSPNRQNKDNVNLLASELVQLHMQLEEKRRAIEAQKKKMEALSARQRLKLGKAAFLHVVKKGKSPDVPQPVKPEHFAKEYSRHNGEDLDEVSLSSKSEEFLVKEEEREEMLNDSQEVTKVKMQESLAFAEQHKPKDSAAIHDLEKSKIISVALLEDNVTEVDINECDLSIEKLNETISTLQQAILKISQQQELLMKSPSVPSPGTRSNSQDQKVKPSIHFVEPLSPTGMNSLRKPPRFGQGRNPRSGRPADLKVTKDRQQNSARVKTPTQSLETLPHLRPFPSNSLSKTPTEISLESSPDHGSGSQEKCFFDTYRLHDESNQRALVLSTSKDANIISEMSKEVNNSFKETGLNSSDGSGKENVPVDEPLRSKANLIEVDLSDLKAPDEGELENQDSSTDIISEGDQKSGVGFFFKDEQKAEDELAKKRAAFLLKQQRKAEEARIRKQQLEAEVEQKRDEARRKAEEDRIRKEEEKARRELIKQEYLRKKQQQILEEQGLGKPKSKPKKPRPKSVHREESYSDSGTKCSSTPDNLSSAQSGSSLSLASAATTEPESVHSGGTPSQRVESMESLPILSRNPSRNTERDWENASTASSIASVAEYTGPKLFKEPSSKSNKPIIHNAISHCCLAGKVNEPHKNSILEELEKCDANHYIILFRDAGCQFRALYCYYPDTEEIYKLTGTGPKSITKKMIDKLYKYSSDRKQFNVIPAKTMSVSVDALTIHNHLWQAKRPAVPKKTQTRK
- the CAMSAP1 gene encoding calmodulin-regulated spectrin-associated protein 1 isoform X4 → MGVRARNLCCFSRARRGKEPQMVDVDVCAGGDSTRRKMDALTDSAVEIVPLELYDSARAKIAANLQWICAKAYGIDNVPEELKDPFYIDQYEQEHIKPPVIKLLLSSELYCRVCSLILKGDQVAALQGHQSVIQALSRKGIYVMESDDTPVSESDLGCAPIKMSSHMAMIDALMMAYTVEMISIEKVVASVKRFSTFSASKELPYDLEDAMVFWINKVNLKMREITEKEIKLKQQLMESPGHQKSPSKWYWKLVPVRYRRDHLSSRQLPYFPLLEDLMKDGSDGAALLAVIHYYCPEQMKLDDICLKEVTSIADSLYNIQLLREFSNEYLNKCFYLTLEDMLYAPLVLKPNVMVFIAELFWWFENVKPDFVQPRDIQEIKDVKTVLQQKSSRPPVPISNATKRSFMASPASTSPADSQPLAQTGPEGCNRYYLHPEEPDYLGKGGSPAFSPSHPLLPLRQKQQKSLQGEDSPGHRHRSNSLTRVDGQPRGSVLAWPERKPRPLSQPTPFALHHSASSDVDPGSGDSISLARSISKDSLASNIVNVTPKNQPHPPSMKTNGKSLLNNVEIEDEDEELIAIIRSEERPNRSDLELQNASARVPSIVATAWSPKTNSETSESKPDSFYLEPLMPAVLKPAKEKQIINKEDECGEGKQRSFVTKRLNEGHLPLIRKKTNSSHGEHDLNRTFTPISSSDFTPVADPSTADPVALVEAGLEASRPLASSSLDPSTQELSTGGFFLHAAKSDDDIASKVNVSYVKSLNSHVPDTTWTMVRQDSDSDLLDLEDTEQDLVVIDDHPIVSKYIGEEESAKLQEDMKVKEHEDKDDASGRSSPCLSTISQVSSVSMTSGSVRMTNFAERKLQRLNSYETKSSTSSSQKTTPDGSESCPAPLTTWKQKREQSPNRQNKDNVNLLASELVQLHMQLEEKRRAIEAQKKKMEALSARQRLKLGKAAFLHVVKKGKSPDVPQPVKPEHFAKEYSRHNGEDLDEVSLSSKSEEFLVKEEEREEMLNDSQEVTKVKMQESLAFAEQHKPKDSAAIHDLEKSKIISVALLEDNVTEVDINECDLSIEKLNETISTLQQAILKISQQQELLMKSPSVPSPGTRSNSQDQKVKPSIHFVEPLSPTGMNSLRKPPRFGQGRNPRSGRPADLKVTKDRQQNSARVKTPTQSLETLPHLRPFPSNSLSKTPTEISLESSPDHGSGSQEKCFFDTYRLHDESNQRALVLSTSKDANIISEMSKEVNNSFKETGLNSSDGSGKENVPVDEPLRSKANLIEVDLSDLKAPDEGELENQDSSTDIISEGDQKSGVGFFFKDEQKAEDELAKKRAAFLLKQQRKAEEARIRKQQLEAEVEQKRDEARRKAEEDRIRKEEEKARRELIKQEYLRKKQQQILEEQGLGKPKSKPKKPRPKSVHREESYSDSGTKCSSTPDNLSSAQSGSSLSLASAATTEPESVHSGGTPSQRVESMESLPILSRNPSRNTERDWENASTASSIASVAEYTGPKLFKEPSSKSNKPIIHNAISHCCLAGKVNEPHKNSILEELEKCDANHYIILFRDAGCQFRALYCYYPDTEEIYKLTGTGPKSITKKMIDKLYKYSSDRKQFNVIPAKTMSVSVDALTIHNHLWQAKRPAVPKKTQTRK